One genomic region from Streptomyces sp. NBC_00457 encodes:
- a CDS encoding cysteine hydrolase: MPSHEQLRELLDPVTTVLLTVECQQGVVGPDSALPDLAKEARSSGALANVARLVAGAHESGVQVIHAIAERRPDGRGASRNARLFRAAERLPVQQLAGSTAVRVAAPIEVAEEDFVVRRLHGLSPVQGTEADALLRNLGCRTLIVTGVSANVAVPNAVFDAVNRGYTAVVPTDAIAGVPSDYTPAMIRNTLALVATVATTDEVLGCWKRPRPVTRA; this comes from the coding sequence ATGCCGTCGCACGAACAGCTTCGCGAACTCCTCGACCCCGTGACCACCGTGCTGCTCACGGTCGAGTGCCAGCAGGGTGTCGTCGGCCCGGACAGCGCATTGCCGGACCTCGCGAAGGAGGCCCGCTCCTCCGGCGCCCTCGCCAACGTCGCCCGGCTGGTGGCGGGGGCGCACGAGAGCGGGGTACAGGTGATCCACGCGATCGCCGAACGCCGCCCGGACGGCCGGGGCGCGAGCCGTAACGCCCGGCTGTTCCGCGCCGCCGAACGGCTCCCCGTCCAGCAGCTCGCCGGCTCCACGGCGGTCCGGGTGGCGGCCCCGATCGAGGTCGCCGAGGAGGACTTCGTCGTACGACGGCTGCACGGGCTGTCGCCGGTCCAGGGCACCGAGGCCGACGCGCTGCTGCGCAACCTCGGCTGCCGCACCCTCATCGTCACCGGTGTCTCGGCCAACGTGGCCGTCCCCAATGCCGTCTTCGACGCGGTCAACCGCGGCTACACCGCCGTCGTGCCGACGGACGCCATCGCCGGGGTGCCCTCCGACTACACCCCGGCGATGATCCGCAACACCCTCGCATTGGTCGCCACGGTCGCGACCACGGACGAGGTGCTGGGCTGCTGGAAACGACCGCGCCCGGTCACGCGAGCGTGA
- a CDS encoding Rieske (2Fe-2S) protein — protein sequence MTSESVQPVSAPSRRTVVAAVGAAGLAVALTACGSEDDASGSSTEQGADASSPAGGGDASSPAADGGAGGAALAKTSDIPEGSGKVFADEKVVVSQPAAGDYKAYSTICTHQGCPMTDLKEDIISCACHGSTFSIADGSVQKGPATKPLEAKEITVSGDSITLA from the coding sequence ATGACCAGCGAATCAGTTCAGCCGGTGTCGGCACCGAGCCGCCGTACCGTCGTGGCGGCGGTCGGCGCGGCGGGGCTCGCCGTCGCGCTGACCGCGTGCGGGTCGGAGGACGACGCGTCCGGCTCGTCCACCGAGCAGGGCGCCGACGCCAGTTCCCCCGCTGGAGGTGGCGACGCCAGCTCCCCCGCGGCGGACGGCGGCGCCGGCGGCGCCGCGCTCGCGAAGACCTCCGACATACCGGAAGGCAGCGGCAAGGTCTTCGCCGACGAGAAGGTCGTGGTCTCGCAGCCGGCGGCGGGTGACTACAAGGCGTACTCGACGATCTGCACGCATCAGGGCTGTCCGATGACGGACCTCAAAGAGGACATCATCTCCTGCGCCTGCCACGGCAGTACCTTCTCCATCGCCGACGGCAGTGTGCAGAAGGGTCCCGCCACCAAGCCGCTGGAGGCCAAGGAGATCACCGTGTCCGGGGACTCGATCACGCTCGCGTGA
- a CDS encoding GAF and ANTAR domain-containing protein, whose protein sequence is MAGDDLLGGGNAEQDTDVERARIAHALIAGVRGLPPHEVPDGLCRTCVTLLPAFSGLSVSVLGDGADMGVVLCASDDVAARLAEIQYTLGEGPCREAVRLRAPVFASDLARDPDRRRWPLFSDQAVKAGVAAAFSLPLASPGSALGTLDLYRKTPGSLSAGHLRTAMLVADAVTLAVIALEHASPDPEGVVTWLAGAESDREEVHQATGMIMMQLGVSAEEALLRLRARAFTQGRTSTEVARAIIDRSMDLRDD, encoded by the coding sequence ATGGCCGGGGACGACCTGTTGGGCGGGGGGAACGCGGAGCAGGATACGGATGTCGAGCGTGCCCGTATCGCCCACGCGCTCATCGCGGGAGTGCGCGGACTGCCCCCGCACGAGGTGCCCGACGGTCTGTGCCGTACCTGTGTCACCCTCCTCCCGGCGTTCTCGGGGCTGTCCGTCTCCGTGCTCGGGGACGGCGCGGACATGGGTGTCGTGCTGTGCGCCAGCGACGACGTGGCGGCCCGGCTGGCGGAGATCCAGTACACCCTGGGCGAAGGCCCGTGCCGGGAAGCGGTCCGGCTGCGGGCGCCCGTGTTCGCGTCGGACCTCGCGCGTGATCCGGACCGGCGTCGCTGGCCGCTCTTCTCCGACCAGGCGGTCAAAGCGGGCGTGGCCGCTGCCTTCTCGCTGCCGCTGGCGAGCCCCGGAAGCGCGCTGGGCACCCTGGACCTCTACCGGAAGACGCCGGGTTCGTTGAGCGCGGGCCATCTCCGCACGGCCATGCTGGTCGCCGACGCGGTCACCTTGGCCGTCATCGCTCTGGAGCACGCTTCCCCGGACCCGGAAGGAGTCGTAACGTGGCTGGCAGGAGCGGAATCGGACCGGGAGGAGGTGCATCAGGCCACCGGGATGATCATGATGCAGCTGGGAGTGAGCGCCGAGGAGGCGCTCCTGCGCCTGCGCGCGCGGGCCTTCACCCAGGGCCGTACCTCCACGGAAGTGGCCCGGGCGATCATCGACCGCAGCATGGACCTCCGCGATGACTGA
- a CDS encoding GAF domain-containing protein — protein sequence MNRERQLAQAFVVLADTYAAQFDPLHLFHRLVHACRDLLDVDAAAVMIADAHGSLKNMAATDEDAAFAELLQLQNGHGPCMDCYRTGKPVSVPDITTEQDHWPKLVSAMTENGYESLQAIPVRLHERPLGALTLLRQRSGHLVEDDVHLAQALADSAALGLMHWSTEPAQVDDVITRVQSVIAAKATLEIAKGMVAQYAGSTIGEAARLLSAYASRRQVRLTETAHALVTRTMTPDAIVDAQPRT from the coding sequence ATGAACCGCGAGCGCCAGCTGGCGCAGGCTTTCGTCGTCCTGGCGGACACCTATGCCGCGCAGTTCGACCCTTTGCATCTTTTCCATCGTCTGGTCCACGCTTGCCGCGACCTGCTGGACGTGGACGCCGCGGCCGTGATGATCGCGGACGCCCACGGCAGTCTGAAGAACATGGCGGCGACCGACGAGGACGCGGCCTTCGCCGAACTCCTGCAACTGCAGAACGGCCACGGCCCCTGCATGGACTGCTACCGCACCGGAAAGCCGGTGAGCGTTCCCGACATCACCACCGAACAGGACCATTGGCCGAAACTGGTCTCGGCGATGACCGAGAACGGGTACGAGTCCCTGCAGGCGATCCCGGTGCGTTTGCACGAGCGCCCGCTGGGAGCTCTCACGCTGCTGCGTCAGCGCTCGGGGCACCTCGTGGAGGACGACGTACATCTCGCGCAGGCCCTCGCTGATTCGGCCGCGCTGGGCCTGATGCACTGGTCCACGGAGCCGGCGCAAGTCGACGACGTGATCACCCGTGTGCAGAGCGTGATCGCGGCGAAGGCCACGCTGGAGATCGCCAAGGGCATGGTCGCGCAGTACGCGGGGTCCACGATCGGTGAGGCGGCCCGGTTGCTCAGCGCCTACGCGAGCCGGCGGCAGGTCCGTCTCACCGAGACCGCCCACGCCCTCGTCACTCGGACCATGACACCGGACGCCATCGTGGATGCCCAGCCTCGGACGTGA